From a region of the Deltaproteobacteria bacterium genome:
- the nuoK gene encoding NADH-quinone oxidoreductase subunit NuoK: protein MSSTHFIALAGGLFAIGMIGAIMRRNAIVVLMCVELMLNAANLLFLTYAKQYGDVGGHVLALFVIAIAAAEAAVGLAIIIGVFRTKQTLDINELDSLREDV from the coding sequence ATCAGTTCAACTCATTTTATTGCACTCGCTGGGGGTTTGTTTGCTATTGGTATGATTGGTGCGATTATGCGTCGTAATGCGATAGTAGTGCTTATGTGTGTTGAACTCATGCTAAATGCAGCCAATTTGTTATTTCTCACCTACGCAAAACAGTATGGCGACGTTGGTGGTCATGTACTAGCTCTCTTTGTAATTGCAATAGCAGCAGCCGAAGCAGCAGTGGGGCTAGCTATTATTATTGGCGTGTTTCGCACCAAACAAACGCTTGATATAAATGAGTTAGATTCATTGCGTGAAGATGTATAA
- a CDS encoding prepilin-type N-terminal cleavage/methylation domain-containing protein, whose translation MRHLLRVKHERGFTLIEVVVAMFVFTFGALGLLRLLVSGSQGVATAGRMTQATVLAQSKLNELLGKQFTNADLTAGNHIEPGGKNIGYGGTAYTPTGAATGDYGSADGWFARSWFVADQDVDTTAAGIEFKLITVTVSWTDLSFKNTVRTVRVVGGKSL comes from the coding sequence ATGCGACATCTACTTAGAGTAAAGCATGAACGAGGTTTTACTTTAATCGAAGTTGTTGTTGCGATGTTTGTTTTTACCTTTGGGGCGCTTGGTTTGTTACGTTTATTAGTCTCCGGTTCACAAGGTGTAGCTACTGCTGGTCGCATGACCCAAGCAACCGTGTTGGCGCAAAGCAAATTAAATGAGCTTCTGGGCAAGCAATTTACTAATGCTGATTTAACTGCTGGTAACCATATAGAACCAGGCGGAAAAAATATAGGCTATGGTGGAACTGCCTATACTCCAACTGGTGCAGCAACAGGTGATTATGGCAGCGCCGATGGATGGTTTGCACGCTCGTGGTTTGTAGCCGATCAAGATGTTGATACTACTGCTGCGGGTATAGAATTTAAACTTATTACGGTAACGGTTTCTTGGACTGATCTATCTTTTAAAAACACTGTACGTACCGTGCGAGTCGTAGGCGGCAAGAGTTTATAG
- a CDS encoding NADH-quinone oxidoreductase subunit J, translated as MIAFLFYFAAATTLVAALLMILTRNPLRATMFLIISLVSLALVYIIVDAGLVAAMQILVYAGAIVVLIIFVIMLLNLQVADNFRPTYFSLTKLFGAVSATYFFYVIIQNLQNNEAITKSTINGSVYNIAQLMLTRYLFDFEAISLLLLTAVLGAVVLGLRRLV; from the coding sequence ATGATAGCATTCTTATTTTATTTCGCCGCAGCTACTACGCTTGTTGCTGCTTTACTAATGATTCTTACACGTAATCCATTACGTGCAACTATGTTTCTTATTATTTCTTTAGTCTCTTTAGCACTTGTATATATTATTGTTGACGCAGGTTTAGTCGCGGCTATGCAAATTTTGGTATATGCTGGGGCTATTGTAGTGCTTATTATATTTGTTATAATGCTTTTAAATCTGCAAGTGGCTGATAATTTTAGACCAACATATTTTTCTCTTACAAAATTATTTGGTGCTGTATCGGCAACATATTTTTTCTATGTGATAATTCAAAATTTGCAAAATAATGAAGCCATTACAAAAAGTACTATTAACGGCTCGGTTTATAATATTGCTCAGCTAATGTTAACTCGATACTTATTCGATTTTGAAGCTATATCTTTGTTATTATTAACCGCAGTTTTGGGGGCAGTAGTATTAGGGCTACGGAGATTAGTGTGA
- a CDS encoding prepilin-type N-terminal cleavage/methylation domain-containing protein — MSSRRALVTRDLIPLQYKISSCSRNDRNESRNESRNKSRGEIGFTLIEVMVVAAIIGIVAIIATPNLIGYYRSSQVGAAMREFYGGFIEAQGFARSTTLPHQIVVDRANQQWHIRKDSDRDGNYETLIKTKTLSATEVGFGPTAGYGANFPVPYNGIASSSWCSFCGGGNTGNINFIEDGTVLNGTSGAVLIYDASGTSARIDALVFVGASGDARIFRRN, encoded by the coding sequence ATGTCATCCCGAAGAGCTTTAGTGACGAGGGATCTTATACCACTTCAATATAAGATTTCTTCCTGCAGTCGAAATGACAGAAATGAAAGTCGAAATGAAAGCAGAAACAAAAGTCGAGGTGAAATAGGCTTCACCCTTATTGAAGTAATGGTGGTAGCCGCCATTATTGGTATAGTTGCTATAATCGCAACCCCAAATCTAATTGGATATTATCGTAGTTCTCAAGTAGGTGCGGCGATGCGTGAGTTTTATGGTGGTTTTATCGAGGCGCAAGGTTTCGCACGCAGCACTACGTTGCCGCACCAAATTGTGGTCGATCGCGCTAATCAGCAATGGCATATACGTAAAGATAGTGATCGTGACGGAAATTATGAAACGCTAATAAAAACCAAAACACTATCTGCAACAGAAGTGGGCTTTGGCCCAACTGCAGGTTATGGTGCAAATTTCCCCGTACCTTACAACGGTATTGCAAGTAGTAGTTGGTGTAGTTTTTGTGGCGGCGGTAATACTGGAAATATTAACTTTATCGAAGATGGCACTGTTTTAAATGGCACCAGTGGTGCAGTGTTAATTTACGATGCATCAGGAACATCAGCACGTATCGACGCCCTGGTTTTTGTTGGTGCTAGTGGCGATGCTCGTATCTTCAGACGCAATTGA